A window of Paenibacillus sp. 19GGS1-52 contains these coding sequences:
- a CDS encoding replication protein, with translation MDSSVNPQPTDAHIRISHEIHRELIRRKFSQRQRDVIDFILTLSWGCGKPSAIIPELKNFEESGIRKNHIREVLDGLVTGNIILWDKVMNIFQLNKHYDQWTIETVSSSTKKFNELINLNLARPSPNLLKLSNPKKGTEFPKEEPSSQIGDQVPEKGTEFPKEEPSSSKGYQVPEKGIGFPKKEQSSSQKGNRAVPKRGTVRRDYPSRINGFSVSKASIKARFKRTTTTRTTSTSEPAAVLKNEYSFEIVSTDYKNNFLAGGRVNSFDVTDLQTLFDTYGGEWLHSAMRTAYRLGPDKRNLGYVSGILKGYRERGGMDTNQPKKESESSVPPAKPKKYGDSRNESGRRGKPQIEIYTQPLQPPTAAEIAMQEEMIAEYLARAEADEKRKQENQGQMERLYAGEIK, from the coding sequence GTGGATTCCAGTGTTAATCCTCAGCCAACGGATGCACACATACGAATATCGCATGAAATACACCGAGAGCTGATCCGGCGGAAGTTTTCTCAGCGTCAGCGAGATGTCATTGATTTTATACTGACTCTGAGCTGGGGATGCGGGAAGCCATCGGCAATCATTCCGGAATTGAAGAATTTTGAGGAATCCGGTATTCGTAAAAATCATATACGTGAAGTTTTAGATGGTTTAGTCACAGGGAACATCATCCTTTGGGATAAAGTTATGAATATTTTCCAACTCAATAAGCATTACGATCAGTGGACGATTGAGACTGTGTCTAGTTCTACGAAAAAATTCAATGAGTTGATTAATTTGAATTTGGCTCGACCTTCACCCAATTTGCTGAAGCTGTCGAATCCCAAAAAGGGAACGGAGTTCCCGAAAGAGGAACCGAGTTCCCAAATAGGGGATCAAGTTCCCGAAAAGGGGACCGAGTTCCCGAAAGAGGAACCGAGTTCCTCAAAAGGGTACCAAGTTCCTGAAAAAGGAATCGGGTTCCCGAAAAAGGAACAATCCAGTTCCCAAAAAGGGAACCGAGCAGTTCCCAAAAGGGGAACCGTTAGACGCGATTATCCCAGTCGTATCAACGGGTTCAGCGTTTCTAAAGCTAGTATTAAAGCTAGGTTTAAAAGAACTACTACTACAAGAACTACAAGTACAAGTGAGCCTGCAGCTGTATTGAAGAATGAGTACTCTTTTGAAATCGTCTCTACAGATTACAAAAACAACTTCTTGGCAGGAGGCAGGGTTAATTCGTTTGACGTTACGGATCTGCAAACCCTGTTCGACACTTACGGAGGAGAATGGCTGCACTCAGCCATGAGAACGGCCTATCGACTGGGTCCAGACAAACGGAATCTAGGATACGTCAGTGGCATTCTAAAAGGCTACCGTGAGCGAGGAGGCATGGATACAAATCAACCCAAGAAAGAATCTGAATCCTCGGTGCCTCCAGCAAAGCCAAAGAAATACGGGGATTCGCGGAACGAGAGCGGCAGAAGGGGAAAGCCTCAGATTGAAATCTATACGCAGCCCCTTCAACCTCCTACGGCTGCAGAAATTGCTATGCAAGAGGAAATG
- a CDS encoding Rha family transcriptional regulator yields MTNGLKVHSLAANQEESSHFVYVENGQAMTDSRSIADKFGKRHADILRSIKTIECSPEFTERNFALSEYMDKSGRKNPYYKVTRDGFVFLITGFTGREAARFKEDYIAAFNQMEIQLQALASAPASPLFISEEAFTQMKERVQEVEQQLDHVFKEVTLKTVEQKRLHAAIGHRVILLANSPSRRPGVYRQLYRAIYTEFEVSSYRDIRKEDLEKALHYVGAWRP; encoded by the coding sequence ATGACAAACGGACTTAAAGTTCATTCGCTTGCAGCAAACCAGGAAGAGAGCAGTCATTTTGTCTATGTGGAGAATGGACAAGCCATGACAGACAGTCGGAGTATTGCGGACAAGTTCGGCAAGCGTCATGCGGATATTTTAAGAAGCATTAAAACAATTGAATGTAGTCCCGAATTTACTGAACGCAATTTTGCGCTAAGTGAGTATATGGACAAATCGGGAAGAAAGAATCCGTATTACAAAGTGACTCGTGATGGCTTTGTGTTCCTGATTACAGGTTTTACCGGCCGTGAAGCGGCGAGGTTCAAAGAAGACTATATTGCCGCCTTCAATCAAATGGAAATCCAGTTACAAGCGCTTGCTTCGGCGCCAGCGAGTCCTTTGTTCATTAGCGAAGAGGCCTTTACGCAAATGAAGGAACGCGTACAGGAAGTGGAGCAACAACTGGACCACGTATTCAAGGAGGTCACGCTGAAAACCGTGGAGCAGAAGAGGCTGCATGCTGCCATTGGGCACAGGGTGATATTGTTGGCTAATTCTCCAAGCCGGAGGCCGGGAGTCTATAGGCAATTATATCGAGCAATCTATACCGAATTTGAGGTTTCCAGTTACAGGGATATCCGCAAAGAGGATTTGGAGAAGGCGCTGCACTATGTGGGAGCTTGGAGACCGTAG
- a CDS encoding helix-turn-helix transcriptional regulator — MELHNKIRDIRKSKGVTQTFVAKHTGLTISNYNMKENGKRPISTGELEIIAAVLKEPVGNFFN; from the coding sequence TTGGAGTTGCATAATAAAATTCGAGACATTAGGAAATCAAAAGGTGTTACTCAAACATTTGTTGCAAAGCATACAGGATTGACAATTTCGAATTATAATATGAAAGAAAATGGTAAAAGGCCCATTAGCACCGGTGAATTAGAGATAATTGCTGCTGTATTAAAGGAGCCAGTTGGAAATTTTTTTAATTAA
- a CDS encoding helix-turn-helix transcriptional regulator codes for MSLGQRLKKERERKGWSQLYVAEKIGITNTVLSNYERDYRDPDTVTLSQIADLYECDTDYLLGRTTIRKKEEFNLSFFGGPKGWTADELEEAEAAVRRYREMKERASREAEKNK; via the coding sequence ATGAGTTTAGGACAGCGATTAAAAAAAGAACGGGAGCGTAAAGGCTGGTCTCAACTTTATGTAGCCGAGAAAATCGGAATCACAAATACTGTGCTTTCTAACTATGAGCGCGATTACCGCGATCCTGACACTGTGACTCTTTCACAGATTGCTGATTTGTACGAATGTGACACGGACTATTTATTAGGTAGAACTACCATACGAAAAAAAGAGGAATTCAACCTTTCCTTTTTTGGCGGCCCAAAGGGATGGACAGCGGATGAGCTTGAAGAAGCCGAAGCTGCAGTACGCCGGTATCGGGAAATGAAAGAACGTGCATCTAGAGAAGCAGAGAAAAACAAATAA
- a CDS encoding ImmA/IrrE family metallo-endopeptidase → MDLSKYFKTPLEQSIEDVYVENKLLNSWDLTIDNLTAIFNVEVTNTKSQAFSDNEQRIIFLSSNDIPDKQRRSFFHELGHIVRHSGDQRNMPDLFQQMQEADAERFSLYASIPFFMLEKLSLPKSGKHAAGYIGSIFHIPPAYAMRRLRQIRERISGTEYLSTTSTYIAASRKANPSYLVSTHPVIKGMYGLDDLSRPHTLVIEQRGGFDWEKPLYIEVDHSIKSVDPYSYSLRDGAVVYSGDLSIAHERAMTIDMKRIATRYGQEANRLYLPVEAMDDALNF, encoded by the coding sequence ATGGATTTATCAAAATACTTTAAGACTCCACTGGAGCAATCAATTGAGGATGTTTACGTGGAAAATAAACTACTTAATTCTTGGGATTTGACTATCGATAATCTTACAGCTATTTTCAATGTAGAAGTCACAAATACAAAGTCACAAGCATTCTCAGACAACGAACAACGGATTATCTTTCTTTCCAGCAATGACATACCTGATAAACAACGAAGAAGTTTCTTCCATGAGTTAGGTCACATTGTCCGTCATTCAGGTGATCAGCGCAACATGCCGGATCTTTTCCAGCAAATGCAGGAAGCAGATGCTGAGCGATTCAGCTTGTACGCTTCTATCCCCTTCTTTATGCTGGAGAAGTTGTCTCTTCCTAAGTCAGGAAAGCATGCAGCGGGTTATATTGGGTCCATATTCCATATCCCTCCAGCATACGCTATGCGACGTTTAAGACAAATTCGCGAACGGATTTCCGGAACTGAGTACCTATCCACCACCAGTACATATATTGCGGCATCTCGAAAAGCGAACCCTTCATACTTAGTAAGTACGCATCCTGTCATTAAAGGAATGTATGGGCTAGACGATCTCTCCCGCCCTCACACCCTTGTCATAGAACAACGCGGAGGATTCGACTGGGAGAAGCCTTTGTACATTGAAGTCGATCATTCCATAAAAAGCGTCGATCCATATTCATACTCACTTCGAGACGGTGCGGTAGTATATTCAGGAGACCTTTCTATTGCCCATGAACGAGCTATGACGATAGATATGAAAAGAATCGCCACAAGGTATGGTCAGGAAGCAAACAGACTCTATCTACCAGTGGAGGCTATGGATGATGCGCTTAATTTTTAG
- a CDS encoding site-specific integrase: MRGHIAKKGKKYYIVVDFDKDDNGGKRNQKWLSGYERKKDAENAMPDILSKLKNGTYVEPSKKTFGEIMETWLEDKKTSVKYGTWKSYEWLVHKHIIPHLGKKKMAKLKPQDLHDFYHKTLLKTLSVGSIKKAHVLIMDALNRAVTWGEIPHNVASTVALPQGKKTKFQVWNEEQLKIFLDAATDNQYFVAFELAASTGMRQSEILALRWVDTDLQTKTISVRQAYTLAEKGHEMDDTKNDSSIRSIALFESTVRLLTRHKDTREQELENNEIHKDSGLVIQTSIGTPLGPRLLMRHYYRILKQISEGYPSFPNIRFHDLRHTHATLLLKAGVHPKIVQERLGHSSINVTLDTYSHVLPNLQEAVLRGIGDSILGGRHEVQEETETTTLLE, translated from the coding sequence ATGAGAGGGCACATAGCAAAAAAAGGAAAGAAGTATTATATCGTTGTAGATTTTGATAAGGATGACAACGGCGGAAAACGAAATCAAAAATGGCTCTCCGGGTATGAGCGAAAAAAAGATGCTGAAAATGCAATGCCAGATATTCTTTCAAAGCTGAAGAATGGGACATATGTAGAGCCGTCGAAAAAAACCTTTGGCGAGATTATGGAAACCTGGCTAGAGGATAAAAAAACATCAGTGAAATATGGGACATGGAAATCTTACGAGTGGCTTGTTCACAAACACATTATCCCTCATTTGGGAAAGAAGAAAATGGCGAAGTTAAAGCCACAGGATCTGCATGATTTTTATCATAAAACACTACTTAAGACTCTATCGGTTGGATCGATCAAGAAGGCTCATGTACTGATCATGGACGCACTTAACCGAGCGGTAACATGGGGAGAGATTCCACACAATGTAGCATCTACCGTGGCCTTGCCTCAAGGGAAAAAGACAAAGTTTCAAGTGTGGAATGAAGAACAACTAAAGATATTTTTGGATGCCGCTACTGATAATCAATATTTCGTTGCTTTCGAACTTGCAGCCTCCACAGGCATGCGACAAAGTGAGATATTGGCTCTTCGATGGGTAGATACTGATCTACAGACCAAGACCATATCCGTTCGACAGGCCTACACACTGGCTGAGAAGGGCCATGAAATGGATGATACAAAGAATGACAGTAGCATACGCTCCATCGCCTTATTCGAAAGCACAGTGCGTCTATTGACCCGTCATAAAGATACGCGTGAGCAGGAGCTAGAAAACAATGAAATTCACAAGGATTCTGGCTTGGTTATCCAGACCAGTATCGGTACACCATTAGGACCACGCCTCTTAATGCGGCATTATTATCGGATACTCAAGCAGATTTCTGAGGGATATCCATCATTCCCAAACATCCGATTCCATGATCTCCGGCATACTCACGCAACCTTGCTCCTAAAGGCCGGTGTTCATCCCAAGATCGTCCAGGAGAGACTTGGGCACTCCTCTATCAATGTTACCTTGGATACTTACTCTCATGTACTGCCAAATCTGCAGGAGGCGGTCCTTCGGGGCATTGGTGACTCCATCTTAGGAGGCCGCCACGAAGTGCAGGAAGAAACTGAAACAACCACTTTACTTGAGTAA
- a CDS encoding sugar phosphate isomerase/epimerase has translation MAKKVQQVGIQMYTLRDEAEKDFLGTLRKVAAMGYEAVEFAGYFGVSAKELRETLDEIGLAAPSAHVGLDFSSLDNMQSALSKEIEYAQEVGLQYIITPGSPVPENPTLDDVTALIPFFEKASELVRAAGMKYGYHNHDFEFKKVNGQAIIDLWLERIPAEHMIAEFDLGWVQVGGASPAEYVSRYAGRVPLVHIKDFGADHKETDLGLGTVDFNSIFEIADQAGILYYLVEQETYASSSLESAKESLDFFRKRNLL, from the coding sequence GTGGCTAAAAAAGTGCAACAGGTAGGTATTCAGATGTACACTCTGCGGGACGAAGCCGAAAAGGACTTTCTAGGCACCTTGCGTAAGGTGGCAGCTATGGGCTACGAAGCGGTCGAATTTGCCGGATATTTTGGTGTGTCAGCTAAGGAATTACGCGAAACCCTTGATGAGATTGGACTGGCTGCGCCTTCTGCACATGTGGGTCTGGACTTCAGCAGTCTGGACAACATGCAATCCGCATTATCCAAGGAAATCGAATATGCCCAAGAGGTCGGACTTCAATATATCATCACTCCAGGCTCTCCTGTGCCAGAGAATCCTACCCTTGACGATGTGACTGCGCTGATTCCTTTTTTTGAGAAGGCTTCTGAACTGGTTCGGGCGGCAGGAATGAAATATGGCTATCATAACCATGACTTTGAATTTAAAAAGGTAAACGGTCAAGCCATTATCGACCTGTGGTTGGAACGTATTCCAGCGGAGCATATGATAGCAGAATTCGATTTGGGCTGGGTGCAGGTGGGCGGAGCCAGTCCGGCTGAGTACGTCTCCCGTTACGCAGGCCGCGTACCGCTGGTCCATATTAAAGATTTCGGAGCCGATCATAAGGAAACCGATCTGGGACTGGGCACAGTCGATTTTAACAGCATCTTCGAAATTGCCGATCAAGCCGGAATTCTTTATTATCTGGTAGAGCAGGAAACATATGCTTCCTCTTCACTAGAGAGCGCCAAGGAGTCACTGGACTTTTTCCGTAAACGTAACCTGCTCTAA
- a CDS encoding MTH1187 family thiamine-binding protein has protein sequence MAIAEVTVIPIGTGSTSLSSYVADMQRVLQTIEGITYELTSMGTIIEGPLPRILAAVEALHESPFTAGAQRVSTSLKIDDRRDKTSTSRGKLESVERKLLEN, from the coding sequence ATGGCTATTGCTGAAGTAACCGTTATTCCGATTGGAACTGGCAGTACCAGTCTTAGCAGCTATGTTGCCGATATGCAGCGTGTATTGCAGACGATAGAAGGTATTACGTATGAGCTTACATCTATGGGTACGATTATCGAGGGACCGCTTCCGCGTATTCTGGCAGCGGTAGAAGCGCTGCACGAGTCACCCTTCACTGCCGGTGCGCAGCGTGTTTCCACCTCACTCAAGATTGACGACCGCCGTGATAAGACTTCGACAAGCCGCGGAAAGCTGGAATCCGTGGAGCGCAAGCTGCTGGAGAACTAG
- a CDS encoding anaerobic ribonucleoside triphosphate reductase, whose translation MTLLEKRLGGAQHAQEVLLEEVIHLGRDIIDSSDLDMLRENANLNGESFSGKMSKFGSEYSKWYARNFTMPPQLVQAIEENVVYVHDLDQYAIGTTNCIFIPFERLLREGFNTGNGSVRPPNSIMTAMSLVAIIFQSQQNAQYGGVSANKLDYDLAPYVTKTFAKLFRKGLGYFEEGQAGEHLGEIAMSRTDLAELYPRAFRYALKETESETLQAAESMIHNLNTMSSRSGGQIPFTSINYGTCTSLEGQLVISSLLTATMNGLGSGETPVFPIQIFKCKQGVNQQQGEPNYELFLKAAECSARRLYPNFANLDAPLNMQYYDPSNPDTEFATMGCRTRVLGDRFGRNRCSGKGNLSFNTLNLVRLGLEYGIATNRRTVADEAGFYDDLNHYMEIALEGLLHRYRIQAAQMAKASDFMMREGVWEGGELLAPDDTVGDLLKHGSLSLGFIGMAESMKAMYGKHHGEDMEVHAKALAVVRHMREFCDRKSEELNLNITLFATPAEGLSGKFTKVDRKVLGTITGVTDREYYTNSFHIPVYYTLAAAQKISLEAPFHEYCNAGAISYVELNGNARSNPAAFIKIIKYALEQQVSYFSINHPIDRCSGCGYEGVIGTNCPSCGVHESAVHIRRLRRVTGYLTGDYQTRFNAAKQAEVRDRVKHL comes from the coding sequence ATGACGCTGTTGGAGAAACGGCTAGGCGGTGCGCAACATGCACAGGAGGTTCTTTTGGAGGAAGTTATTCATTTAGGACGTGACATCATCGACAGCTCGGATTTGGATATGCTGCGTGAGAATGCCAATTTGAACGGGGAGAGCTTCTCCGGTAAAATGAGCAAGTTCGGCAGTGAATATTCCAAGTGGTATGCCCGCAACTTCACTATGCCACCACAATTGGTACAGGCGATTGAAGAGAATGTCGTATATGTGCACGATCTGGATCAATACGCCATTGGAACGACCAACTGCATTTTCATCCCGTTTGAGCGGCTTCTGCGTGAAGGCTTCAATACCGGCAACGGCAGCGTCCGCCCTCCGAACTCCATTATGACGGCTATGTCATTGGTAGCTATTATTTTTCAATCCCAGCAAAATGCCCAATACGGTGGTGTATCCGCCAATAAACTGGATTACGATCTGGCTCCTTATGTAACCAAAACCTTCGCCAAGCTATTCCGCAAGGGTCTCGGCTACTTCGAAGAAGGACAAGCCGGTGAGCATCTTGGTGAAATTGCCATGAGTCGGACCGATCTGGCCGAGCTGTATCCAAGAGCCTTCCGCTATGCGCTGAAGGAAACGGAAAGCGAAACCCTTCAGGCGGCCGAGAGCATGATCCATAACCTGAATACGATGTCCAGCCGCTCTGGCGGGCAAATTCCGTTCACCAGCATTAACTACGGCACCTGTACTTCACTTGAAGGTCAGCTTGTGATCAGCTCTTTGCTGACCGCAACCATGAACGGACTGGGCAGCGGTGAAACACCTGTATTCCCAATCCAAATCTTCAAATGCAAGCAAGGCGTTAATCAGCAGCAGGGCGAGCCCAACTATGAACTGTTTCTCAAAGCAGCGGAATGCTCAGCCCGCAGACTCTATCCTAACTTTGCTAATCTGGACGCTCCTCTCAACATGCAATATTACGATCCAAGCAATCCGGATACTGAATTTGCTACGATGGGCTGCCGCACCCGGGTGCTCGGTGACCGCTTCGGCCGCAACCGCTGCTCCGGCAAAGGCAATTTGTCCTTTAATACATTAAATCTGGTTCGACTCGGATTAGAATATGGCATAGCCACAAATCGCCGTACCGTGGCTGACGAAGCTGGTTTCTACGACGATCTGAATCATTATATGGAGATTGCACTGGAAGGTCTTCTCCACCGTTACCGTATCCAGGCCGCACAAATGGCGAAAGCTTCCGACTTTATGATGCGTGAAGGCGTCTGGGAAGGCGGCGAGCTGCTTGCTCCCGATGACACCGTAGGTGATCTATTGAAGCACGGTAGTCTTTCACTCGGCTTCATCGGCATGGCGGAATCCATGAAAGCCATGTACGGCAAACACCACGGTGAGGACATGGAAGTCCATGCCAAAGCGCTGGCTGTCGTGCGTCATATGCGGGAATTCTGCGACCGGAAGAGCGAAGAACTGAACCTCAATATCACCCTGTTCGCTACACCAGCCGAAGGTTTGTCCGGTAAATTCACTAAAGTTGATCGTAAGGTACTCGGTACTATTACTGGTGTAACCGACCGCGAATATTATACGAACTCGTTCCACATCCCTGTATATTACACACTGGCGGCTGCTCAGAAGATCAGCCTGGAAGCTCCTTTTCATGAGTACTGCAATGCAGGTGCTATTTCTTATGTCGAATTAAACGGAAATGCCCGCAGCAACCCGGCTGCTTTTATCAAAATCATTAAATATGCGCTGGAGCAGCAAGTCAGCTATTTCAGCATTAACCACCCGATCGACCGCTGCTCTGGCTGCGGCTACGAAGGTGTTATCGGCACCAACTGCCCTTCCTGCGGTGTGCATGAGAGCGCGGTACATATCCGCCGTCTACGCCGGGTTACCGGATATTTAACTGGGGATTATCAGACCCGCTTTAATGCCGCCAAGCAAGCTGAGGTGCGCGACAGAGTTAAGCATCTATGA
- the nrdG gene encoding anaerobic ribonucleoside-triphosphate reductase activating protein codes for MNICGYYPESINEGEGLRAVLFLSGCRHRCPGCFNPETWNFNYGEVFTLARQNEIIAEIAANPLLDGLTLAGGDPFFSAMEAVEFIHRLRATLPAFPIWIYSGYTYEEITALPDSPEWTLLLQCQVLIDGRFVEELKDTTLPYRGSTNQRIIDVPASITGSEVILWQPSAL; via the coding sequence ATGAACATTTGCGGCTATTATCCAGAGTCGATTAACGAGGGAGAAGGCCTGCGGGCCGTCCTCTTCCTCAGCGGCTGCCGCCACCGTTGCCCCGGCTGCTTCAATCCGGAGACATGGAATTTCAACTACGGTGAAGTCTTCACTCTAGCGCGTCAAAATGAGATTATTGCGGAGATCGCCGCGAACCCTTTGCTCGATGGCTTAACATTGGCGGGCGGCGACCCTTTCTTTTCAGCGATGGAGGCCGTGGAGTTCATTCATAGACTCCGCGCCACACTGCCAGCTTTCCCGATCTGGATTTACAGCGGCTATACGTACGAAGAAATTACTGCCCTGCCCGATTCACCGGAGTGGACGCTGCTCCTGCAGTGTCAGGTGCTGATTGATGGACGCTTCGTCGAAGAACTGAAGGATACTACTCTGCCCTACCGGGGAAGCACCAACCAACGCATTATTGACGTTCCGGCCAGCATAACTGGTTCGGAGGTCATTCTTTGGCAGCCGTCTGCGCTCTAA